A genomic stretch from Algoriphagus halophilus includes:
- a CDS encoding response regulator, with translation MSDKQKIKVLVVDDEPDIVEILKYNLQKEGYEVATAEDGIKAVKVASKFLPDVILLDIMMPGQDGVETCLQIRQIPELKNAFVIFLTARMEEYSEVAAFDVGADDYITKPIKPRALMSRIAALFRRESKKEQEQTQIKIKDLIIDRGSYTIDKSGKTITLPKKEFELLYFLAKNPNMVFSRDELLQNIWGADVFVLARTVDVHIRKVREKIGEDYITTVKGVGYKFDLG, from the coding sequence ATGAGCGATAAGCAAAAGATAAAAGTTCTCGTAGTAGATGATGAGCCAGACATTGTAGAAATCCTAAAATACAATTTGCAAAAAGAAGGCTACGAAGTGGCTACTGCGGAAGATGGAATTAAGGCGGTGAAGGTAGCATCCAAATTTTTACCGGATGTCATTCTTTTGGACATCATGATGCCAGGGCAAGATGGCGTGGAGACCTGTTTACAGATTCGTCAAATTCCCGAGTTAAAAAATGCATTTGTCATCTTCTTGACTGCCCGAATGGAAGAATATTCAGAAGTGGCTGCATTTGATGTGGGGGCAGATGACTACATCACCAAACCTATAAAGCCTAGAGCCTTGATGAGTAGGATTGCGGCCTTATTCAGGAGAGAATCCAAAAAAGAACAAGAACAAACTCAGATCAAAATCAAAGATTTGATAATTGATAGAGGAAGTTATACGATCGATAAATCGGGAAAAACCATCACCTTACCGAAGAAGGAATTTGAATTATTGTATTTCCTAGCTAAAAACCCTAATATGGTTTTTAGTAGAGATGAACTTCTTCAAAATATCTGGGGAGCAGATGTGTTTGTTCTCGCAAGAACCGTGGACGTACATATCCGAAAAGTCAGAGAAAAAATTGGAGAGGACTATATCACTACTGTAAAAGGAGTAGGATACAAGTTCGACCTAGGCTAA
- a CDS encoding DUF3108 domain-containing protein produces MRKLSGIFFLILILWSSNSFSQQYPLNEAFTFGEELNFEVSYGWLNLADAKLQINRRSQTQNNRPHYKIDVYGKTKGAATIFGRVNDNWGTYLDTNTIQPSVSYRHIEEGKYRKHEKVYFDQANNKALVELYEKDNRTLKSVKEYDLPGTVQDLVSGFYYLRTLDLRKLKPGETILIKGFFDKEIYNIKLIYEGTEKLETEIGEKETYIFSPQLPKNKLFRGEYPVKVWVTKDQNKIPVKIKANLFLGSLNFDIINAKGLRNN; encoded by the coding sequence ATGAGAAAACTATCCGGAATTTTTTTCTTGATCCTAATTCTGTGGAGTTCCAATTCATTTTCCCAACAATACCCATTAAATGAGGCCTTCACTTTTGGTGAGGAGCTCAACTTTGAAGTGAGCTATGGATGGCTGAATCTTGCGGATGCGAAGTTGCAAATCAATAGACGTTCCCAGACCCAAAACAACCGTCCCCATTATAAAATAGACGTGTATGGAAAGACCAAAGGAGCCGCTACGATTTTCGGAAGAGTCAATGACAATTGGGGAACCTACTTGGATACCAATACCATTCAACCTTCCGTATCGTATAGACATATCGAAGAGGGAAAGTACAGGAAACATGAAAAAGTGTACTTTGACCAAGCCAATAATAAAGCATTGGTAGAACTCTATGAAAAGGATAACAGGACGCTCAAGAGCGTGAAAGAATATGATTTGCCAGGAACAGTCCAGGATTTGGTCAGTGGATTTTACTATTTAAGAACACTGGATTTAAGAAAGCTCAAGCCTGGAGAAACGATTTTAATCAAAGGTTTCTTTGACAAAGAGATATATAACATAAAGTTAATATATGAGGGCACTGAAAAGCTGGAAACCGAAATTGGTGAGAAAGAGACTTATATATTCTCTCCCCAACTCCCCAAAAACAAATTGTTTCGAGGAGAGTATCCAGTAAAAGTATGGGTTACTAAGGATCAGAATAAAATCCCTGTTAAAATTAAGGCCAATCTATTTTTAGGGTCATTGAATTTTGACATCATCAATGCAAAGGGATTAAGAAACAATTAA
- the recA gene encoding recombinase RecA, translating into MSNNAEKLKALQLTIDKLEKTYGKGTVMKLSDNKVLDIPAISTGSLGLDMALGVGGIPRGRVIEIYGPESSGKTTLTMHCIAEAQKAGGLAAFIDAEHAFDKTYAEKLGIDTENLLISQPDNGEQALEIAEHLIRSGAIDIIVIDSVAALVPKGELEGDMGDSKMGLQARLMSQALRKLTGAINKTGCSCIFINQLREKIGVMFGNPETTTGGNALKFYASVRLDIRRIGQIKESADNILGNRTRVKVVKNKVAPPFKVVEFDIMYGQGISKVGEIIDLGVEFDIIKKAGSWFSYNGEKLGQGRDSVKNLLLDNPELMEELEVKIKAAAGLGAVAEEIKE; encoded by the coding sequence ATGAGTAATAACGCAGAAAAACTAAAAGCGCTCCAACTTACCATTGATAAATTGGAGAAAACCTATGGAAAAGGTACTGTGATGAAGCTTAGCGACAACAAAGTACTGGATATTCCTGCTATTTCCACGGGCTCTCTAGGACTGGATATGGCGCTAGGTGTGGGAGGGATTCCGCGTGGCCGGGTGATCGAAATTTATGGACCGGAATCTTCTGGTAAAACCACACTCACCATGCATTGTATCGCCGAAGCCCAAAAGGCCGGAGGTTTAGCTGCGTTTATTGATGCTGAACATGCATTCGACAAAACCTATGCCGAAAAATTGGGGATTGACACAGAAAACTTGTTGATTTCCCAACCTGACAATGGGGAACAAGCCTTGGAAATTGCCGAACATTTAATTCGTTCTGGCGCCATCGACATCATCGTAATTGACTCTGTTGCTGCCTTGGTTCCCAAGGGAGAGCTGGAAGGGGACATGGGAGATTCCAAAATGGGATTGCAAGCTAGATTAATGTCTCAAGCCTTGAGAAAATTAACTGGAGCGATCAATAAAACAGGATGTTCCTGTATCTTCATTAACCAGCTGAGAGAGAAAATCGGGGTGATGTTTGGGAATCCTGAAACCACAACTGGGGGTAATGCATTGAAATTCTATGCCTCTGTCAGATTGGATATCCGTAGAATCGGCCAAATCAAAGAAAGCGCTGACAATATTTTAGGAAACCGTACCAGAGTGAAGGTGGTGAAAAACAAAGTTGCTCCTCCTTTCAAAGTCGTAGAATTTGATATCATGTATGGTCAAGGGATATCAAAAGTGGGAGAGATCATCGACCTGGGTGTAGAGTTCGATATTATTAAGAAGGCAGGTTCCTGGTTCTCCTACAATGGAGAAAAGCTGGGACAGGGAAGAGATTCTGTGAAGAACCTTCTTTTGGATAATCCTGAGTTAATGGAAGAATTGGAAGTGAAAATTAAAGCAGCAGCAGGATTAGGAGCGGTCGCTGAAGAAATAAAAGAATAA
- a CDS encoding ABC transporter permease — protein MLFFQLTWESFRFALTALKANITRTILSLLGVTIGIFAIIAVFTLVDSLENNIKSSFSFLGTNVMRVDRFPFASGPQDYPWWKYFRRPPGTLSEYRFLQERLKSAEAVTISASASTTVQAGSNAYQGMQLTGVEYTYPDVYDLPLEEGRFFLESEINASRNLAIVGRKIANTLYPNLPILGKEIKIKGIKFTVIGVFEEEGEGLFDAPSKDEACVIPYGAFSKMFYTGKNGIEPTIAAKGKEDDIGLVALENELTGLVRAKRGLKPTEEDNFALNKTEFIQNAIGSIFDVISIAGWVIGGFSILVGGFGIANIMFVSVRERTNIIGIQKSLGAKNYFILFQFLFESVFLSLIGGATGILIVFGLSFIQLGSLELILSFKNIVLGLGVSSIIGVVSGIVPATLAARMDPVEAIRTT, from the coding sequence ATGCTCTTTTTCCAATTGACTTGGGAGAGTTTTCGGTTCGCATTAACTGCCTTAAAAGCCAATATAACTAGAACTATCCTCTCTCTATTAGGGGTTACGATCGGCATCTTTGCCATCATCGCTGTATTTACTTTAGTAGATTCTTTAGAGAATAATATTAAATCTTCTTTTTCGTTTTTGGGAACCAACGTGATGCGGGTGGATCGTTTTCCTTTTGCCAGCGGACCTCAGGACTACCCTTGGTGGAAATATTTCCGGAGACCTCCGGGAACCCTCTCTGAATATCGTTTTCTTCAAGAGCGTTTAAAATCCGCTGAAGCGGTTACTATTTCTGCGTCTGCCAGCACTACAGTTCAGGCAGGCAGTAATGCGTATCAAGGTATGCAGTTGACCGGAGTGGAATACACCTACCCTGACGTTTATGACCTACCTTTGGAAGAAGGGAGATTTTTCTTGGAGTCTGAGATCAACGCTTCCAGAAACCTGGCCATCGTAGGTAGAAAAATTGCCAATACCCTGTACCCTAACCTCCCGATTTTAGGAAAGGAAATAAAGATCAAAGGAATCAAGTTCACCGTCATTGGAGTTTTTGAAGAGGAAGGCGAAGGACTTTTTGATGCACCATCCAAAGACGAGGCTTGCGTGATTCCATATGGAGCATTCAGTAAAATGTTTTACACCGGGAAAAATGGAATTGAACCGACCATAGCCGCAAAAGGAAAAGAAGATGATATCGGTTTGGTAGCTTTGGAAAATGAATTAACAGGATTAGTCAGAGCCAAAAGAGGTCTGAAACCTACTGAAGAGGATAACTTCGCCTTGAATAAGACTGAGTTTATTCAAAATGCCATCGGCTCTATATTCGATGTAATTTCCATTGCAGGCTGGGTGATTGGAGGATTCTCCATATTGGTCGGAGGATTTGGAATCGCAAATATCATGTTTGTGTCAGTCAGGGAGCGAACCAATATCATCGGTATTCAAAAATCTTTGGGTGCCAAAAACTACTTTATTCTATTCCAATTTCTTTTTGAATCGGTCTTTCTAAGTTTAATTGGAGGGGCCACCGGAATCTTGATCGTGTTTGGCCTGAGCTTTATTCAGCTGGGTAGTTTGGAGCTGATTTTATCCTTTAAAAATATTGTGCTTGGCCTGGGTGTCTCCTCCATTATTGGGGTAGTTTCCGGGATTGTTCCAGCTACACTTGCTGCCAGAATGGATCCTGTGGAAGCCATCAGAACGACGTAA
- the queA gene encoding tRNA preQ1(34) S-adenosylmethionine ribosyltransferase-isomerase QueA, with the protein MKLSDFKFDVPKKLVSLYPTENRDESRLMVLHRDTGKIEHRVFKDIVEYFGEGDVFVTNDTKVFPARLYGNKEKTGAEIEVFLLRELNSELRLWDVLVDPARKIRVGNKLYFGDSDLVAEVIDNTTSRGRTIRFLFDGTEEEFHKTIDSLGETPLLKEFIERKVEAEDRERYQTVFAKNVGAVAAPTAGLHFTPHLLKRLELQGVDVTPITLHVGLGTFRQVDVEDLTKHKMDSENYSIPEETVALVNRALDEKKRVVAVGTTSLKTVESSVTANGRLKASAGWTDKFIIPPYEFKIANALITNFHLPESTLLMTASAFGGYDLVMKAYKEAIKEKYRFFSYGDAMLIL; encoded by the coding sequence ATGAAATTATCGGATTTCAAATTTGACGTTCCAAAAAAACTGGTTTCCCTTTATCCAACTGAAAACAGAGACGAATCCCGTCTGATGGTATTGCACCGCGACACAGGGAAAATCGAACACAGAGTTTTCAAAGATATCGTAGAATACTTCGGTGAAGGTGATGTTTTCGTCACCAACGACACCAAAGTATTTCCTGCCAGATTGTACGGAAACAAAGAAAAAACAGGTGCAGAAATCGAAGTTTTCTTATTGAGAGAACTGAATTCTGAACTGAGACTTTGGGATGTCCTAGTGGATCCTGCTCGAAAAATCAGAGTAGGAAATAAATTGTACTTTGGAGATTCTGACCTCGTGGCAGAAGTCATTGACAATACGACTTCCAGAGGAAGAACTATCCGTTTCCTTTTTGATGGAACGGAAGAAGAATTCCATAAGACCATTGATTCTTTAGGTGAAACTCCTTTGTTGAAAGAGTTTATCGAAAGAAAAGTAGAAGCAGAAGATAGAGAAAGATATCAAACTGTATTTGCAAAGAATGTAGGAGCGGTGGCAGCACCTACTGCAGGTTTGCACTTTACCCCACATTTATTGAAGAGATTAGAACTTCAAGGAGTAGACGTAACTCCGATTACCTTACACGTGGGATTGGGTACTTTCCGCCAAGTTGATGTGGAAGATTTGACCAAACATAAAATGGATTCAGAGAATTACAGCATTCCTGAGGAGACTGTAGCTTTGGTAAACAGAGCGTTGGATGAGAAAAAACGCGTAGTGGCTGTAGGTACTACTTCTTTGAAGACGGTAGAATCCTCCGTAACTGCGAATGGCAGATTGAAAGCTAGCGCAGGATGGACAGATAAATTCATCATTCCTCCTTACGAATTCAAAATTGCAAATGCACTAATCACTAACTTCCATTTACCTGAGTCTACCTTGTTGATGACTGCATCAGCATTCGGAGGTTATGATTTGGTGATGAAAGCATATAAAGAAGCCATCAAGGAAAAATATCGCTTCTTCTCTTACGGAGATGCCATGTTGATCCTCTAA
- a CDS encoding 2-C-methyl-D-erythritol 4-phosphate cytidylyltransferase → MNKAAVIVAGGKGTRMGAPISKQYLPIGGEPVLMRTLRVFHEVDSSIKLILVIPGTDFSYWEALCDQYQFQIPHVLVAGGNSRFQSVRNGLDTLTWEEGLVAIHDGVRPFVKKEVIEHSFREALQSGSGIAVIALKDSIRKLGDDGKSCYQERQDFRLVQTPQTFLLSKIKKAFQVTEIPQFTDDATVYEHQGWQVSLIAGNLENIKITTPEDLAYGEFLLSQGKAK, encoded by the coding sequence ATGAACAAAGCAGCGGTTATTGTTGCAGGAGGTAAAGGCACCCGCATGGGTGCACCAATTTCCAAGCAATATTTGCCAATTGGAGGAGAGCCGGTATTGATGCGGACACTCCGGGTTTTTCATGAGGTAGATTCCTCCATCAAATTGATTCTTGTCATTCCTGGAACCGATTTTTCTTATTGGGAAGCTTTATGCGACCAATACCAATTCCAAATACCACACGTGCTAGTTGCTGGTGGTAATTCAAGGTTTCAATCGGTACGAAATGGCTTGGATACCCTGACATGGGAAGAAGGGTTGGTAGCAATCCATGATGGGGTTCGTCCTTTTGTTAAAAAAGAGGTGATTGAGCATTCCTTCCGGGAAGCCTTGCAATCCGGAAGTGGCATTGCTGTCATTGCACTGAAAGACTCTATTAGAAAGCTAGGAGACGATGGCAAGTCTTGTTACCAGGAAAGACAGGATTTTAGATTGGTACAAACCCCTCAGACCTTCTTGTTGTCCAAAATCAAAAAGGCTTTTCAAGTGACTGAAATCCCTCAGTTTACCGACGATGCCACCGTTTACGAACATCAGGGCTGGCAAGTGTCTTTGATTGCAGGGAATTTGGAGAATATCAAAATTACCACTCCGGAAGATTTGGCCTACGGGGAATTTTTGCTTTCTCAGGGAAAAGCAAAATGA
- a CDS encoding LiaF transmembrane domain-containing protein, which translates to MKNYSSPRNDGGIIFGFVILIIGVLLLLKKVGIFIPSWVLTWPMILIAIGLFTLIKHEFKSLFGGFMLFLGSYFLLRNEFGFSLALDRYIFPIALIVLGVYLITKKKKEQDLIRDIQAKWQVNQKKSTLGASNEEVVEDPSDPKTDSGTGAKSSFGNMSGASFSDTLNIDAILSGVNKRILTKNLKGGKLTAAFGGIDLDLTQADIQGPVTIQVDVIFGGMKLVVPPHWDVRSEVSNIAAGIDDKRVYRDSMIDPEKVLILKGTVLFGGLEIKSY; encoded by the coding sequence ATGAAAAATTATTCTTCTCCACGCAACGACGGAGGCATCATATTCGGATTCGTAATCCTGATAATCGGTGTTCTTCTTTTACTTAAAAAAGTAGGCATTTTTATTCCTTCTTGGGTCCTCACTTGGCCGATGATATTAATCGCTATAGGTTTGTTTACCTTGATCAAGCACGAATTTAAAAGTCTTTTTGGTGGCTTTATGCTTTTTCTGGGTTCCTATTTCTTATTGAGAAATGAATTTGGTTTTAGTCTCGCCTTAGACCGATACATTTTCCCAATCGCCTTAATTGTACTGGGAGTGTACCTGATTACCAAAAAGAAAAAAGAACAAGATTTGATTCGGGATATTCAGGCCAAATGGCAAGTCAATCAAAAGAAAAGCACGTTGGGGGCTTCCAATGAAGAGGTCGTAGAAGATCCTTCTGATCCCAAAACAGATTCTGGGACTGGTGCTAAATCAAGTTTTGGAAACATGTCTGGTGCCTCCTTTTCGGATACGCTAAACATCGATGCCATCCTAAGCGGGGTCAATAAGCGAATCTTGACCAAGAACCTCAAAGGAGGTAAATTGACTGCTGCCTTCGGTGGGATTGATTTGGATTTGACCCAAGCGGATATTCAGGGACCGGTAACCATTCAGGTGGATGTTATTTTTGGAGGTATGAAATTGGTAGTACCACCGCACTGGGATGTTAGATCGGAGGTAAGCAATATCGCTGCTGGTATTGACGATAAGCGTGTGTACAGAGATTCAATGATCGATCCGGAGAAAGTGTTGATCTTAAAAGGAACGGTGCTCTTCGGAGGTTTGGAAATCAAATCTTATTAA
- a CDS encoding sensor histidine kinase has product MIFKAFTKPQLIKYIISGTAFGWFLGCFFILRNFGVEANLAWPDALAYTGVFLAGVFVLEIIFGFYMPKGRNSWLLFSIPLVLSFVGVLVHKMILQWLFSEEIFYLELLQESFYLRWAFLAVPEILVAVIALVISRLELQEETQKREATINQLSREAELTSIRQQLQPHFLFNSLNSISALVVSQPQKAREMVLQLSDFLRGTIRKDHKEWVSLEEELGYLKMYLDIERVRFGHRLHVEIDSGELSEELRLPQLLVQPLLENAIKHGLYGLTGDVDIQVKAFKEQNYLMIQIANPFDEESTPSSGVGFGLSSVKRRLELLFGRTDLLKTDSNAGRFTVTLKIPQLK; this is encoded by the coding sequence TTGATTTTTAAGGCGTTTACAAAACCCCAGCTTATCAAATACATCATCTCAGGAACCGCCTTTGGTTGGTTTCTGGGATGCTTTTTTATTTTGAGAAACTTTGGAGTGGAAGCCAATCTTGCTTGGCCGGATGCGCTGGCGTATACTGGAGTGTTTTTGGCTGGGGTATTTGTACTGGAGATCATTTTTGGATTTTACATGCCCAAAGGAAGAAACAGTTGGTTGCTTTTCAGTATTCCCTTGGTATTGAGCTTCGTAGGAGTTCTGGTGCACAAGATGATCCTTCAATGGCTCTTTAGTGAAGAGATTTTTTATTTAGAGCTGCTTCAGGAGAGTTTTTACCTCCGTTGGGCATTTTTAGCCGTACCTGAAATTCTGGTAGCGGTTATTGCTTTGGTGATCTCCAGACTGGAGCTTCAGGAGGAAACGCAAAAAAGAGAAGCCACAATCAACCAACTTTCCAGGGAAGCTGAGTTGACTTCCATCAGGCAGCAATTGCAGCCTCATTTCTTGTTCAATAGTTTGAATTCCATTAGTGCTCTAGTGGTATCCCAACCTCAAAAAGCCAGGGAAATGGTACTCCAACTCTCCGATTTCTTGAGAGGGACCATTCGAAAAGATCATAAAGAATGGGTAAGCCTGGAAGAGGAGTTGGGGTATCTGAAAATGTACCTGGACATCGAGCGTGTCAGGTTCGGACATCGCTTGCATGTGGAGATCGATTCTGGAGAGCTCTCAGAGGAGTTAAGGCTTCCGCAACTCTTGGTTCAACCCTTGTTGGAAAACGCCATTAAACATGGTTTATATGGTCTTACAGGAGACGTGGATATTCAGGTCAAAGCTTTCAAGGAACAAAATTACCTGATGATCCAGATTGCCAACCCTTTTGATGAAGAAAGCACTCCCTCTTCAGGGGTGGGATTTGGATTGAGTTCAGTCAAACGAAGACTTGAATTACTTTTTGGAAGAACGGATTTGCTGAAGACAGATTCCAATGCAGGGAGATTTACAGTAACGCTTAAAATTCCACAATTGAAATGA
- a CDS encoding LytR/AlgR family response regulator transcription factor produces MIKTLIIDDEPLAASIVQEYLKAFPQFEVMEICQDGFQGLKAIQTHQPDLIFLDVQMPKITGFEMLELLDEPPVVIFTTAFDQYALKAFDSKAIDYLLKPFSQSRFNQAIEKYLNQSPEVLQEGVNQLAEKSTRLVVRVKNEIKIIPIKEVLYFEAEDDYIAIHVKEGKYLKKMTMKSLEEVLDPSRFSRVHRSFMVNLNEVTQIEPYERENFLIKLRNGKQVPVSKSGYSRLRQVLGL; encoded by the coding sequence ATGATCAAAACACTAATCATAGATGATGAGCCACTAGCGGCTTCCATCGTACAGGAATATTTAAAAGCATTTCCACAATTTGAAGTGATGGAAATATGTCAGGATGGGTTTCAGGGATTAAAAGCAATTCAAACTCATCAACCGGATCTGATTTTTTTGGATGTTCAGATGCCTAAAATCACCGGCTTTGAAATGTTGGAATTGTTGGATGAGCCACCGGTAGTCATATTTACCACTGCATTTGATCAATATGCGCTTAAGGCATTTGATTCGAAAGCGATTGATTACTTACTGAAACCGTTTTCCCAATCTCGGTTTAATCAGGCTATTGAGAAATACCTCAATCAATCCCCGGAGGTTTTACAGGAGGGGGTAAATCAATTGGCAGAGAAAAGCACGCGATTGGTAGTGCGGGTAAAGAATGAAATCAAGATCATTCCGATCAAAGAGGTGCTGTATTTTGAAGCTGAAGACGATTACATCGCCATTCATGTGAAAGAAGGAAAATACCTGAAAAAGATGACCATGAAATCCCTTGAAGAAGTATTGGATCCCTCCAGATTTTCAAGAGTGCATAGGTCTTTTATGGTCAACTTAAATGAAGTGACCCAAATTGAACCCTATGAGCGGGAGAATTTCTTGATTAAGCTCAGAAATGGGAAGCAAGTGCCAGTCAGTAAATCGGGTTATTCTCGACTTAGGCAGGTACTAGGATTATGA
- a CDS encoding DUF2795 domain-containing protein → MYWTLELASYLEDAPWPATKDELIDYGIRSGAPLEVVENLQELEDDGEPYETIEEIWPDYPTKDDFFFNEDEY, encoded by the coding sequence ATGTACTGGACACTTGAACTTGCCTCTTATTTAGAAGATGCTCCCTGGCCTGCGACCAAGGATGAGTTAATTGATTACGGCATCAGATCTGGCGCGCCACTTGAAGTGGTCGAGAACCTCCAGGAATTAGAAGATGACGGCGAACCTTATGAAACTATTGAGGAAATTTGGCCTGATTATCCGACCAAAGACGACTTCTTCTTTAACGAGGACGAATATTAA
- a CDS encoding DUF349 domain-containing protein: MEHPYGYIKDNKVYLKGFLGQDDRVIGEVKEDEASTISYFEARFDQLKEKVEKLKSDIQENQNKGSFLMKLIHLRDSLMQADALGDFIPLIEELNKEEEYLSEIIQANRSKNLEVKKALILEAEEMKDNTDWRETTEAYKDLKMRWIKTGPVEKELEEEIEKKFNDAVQHFFENRRHYYEGLALQAEENIKVYEALVVQAREAHDFPDAKVAFEISKKIQKEWKASGKVPAEKRQPLWDEFSRLNNRIFSRYKRTLNPGPSMHPREIIRKAEQLTDEIKKLAGQPTSYELIGQAKKIQEEWKKLPMRKPKEVNLTARSYQFFMDIVFEKAFLEKLVHGKYEGFDEKPAEEQIQIKIALLKDLLHRDQTELDTAQSNSDNFRIQTQDFEIMMRKKLSGLKRKVDVKNYILRQLSFK; encoded by the coding sequence ATGGAGCATCCGTATGGATATATAAAGGATAACAAAGTTTATTTAAAAGGATTTTTAGGTCAGGATGACAGAGTGATTGGAGAGGTTAAGGAAGACGAAGCCTCCACGATCAGCTATTTTGAAGCGAGATTCGATCAACTCAAGGAGAAGGTCGAAAAGCTAAAATCCGATATTCAAGAAAACCAAAACAAAGGTTCTTTTTTGATGAAGTTGATTCATCTGAGAGATTCCTTAATGCAAGCGGATGCCTTGGGCGATTTTATTCCGCTGATTGAGGAACTCAATAAGGAAGAAGAATACCTAAGTGAAATCATCCAGGCCAACCGTTCCAAAAACTTGGAAGTTAAGAAAGCATTGATTCTGGAAGCAGAAGAAATGAAAGACAACACGGACTGGAGAGAAACCACTGAGGCTTACAAGGATCTCAAAATGCGTTGGATCAAAACAGGTCCGGTGGAAAAAGAGTTGGAAGAGGAGATTGAAAAGAAATTTAATGATGCCGTTCAGCATTTCTTCGAGAATAGAAGACATTATTACGAAGGATTGGCTCTACAGGCGGAAGAAAATATCAAAGTATATGAAGCCTTGGTGGTGCAAGCCAGAGAGGCGCATGATTTCCCAGATGCCAAAGTAGCTTTTGAAATCAGTAAAAAAATTCAAAAGGAATGGAAAGCATCCGGAAAAGTCCCTGCTGAAAAACGTCAACCTTTATGGGATGAATTTTCCAGACTTAATAACCGGATTTTCTCCAGGTACAAGCGGACCTTGAATCCAGGGCCATCGATGCATCCTAGAGAGATCATTCGAAAGGCGGAGCAGCTGACGGACGAAATCAAGAAGTTGGCAGGTCAGCCTACTTCCTATGAGTTGATCGGTCAAGCCAAAAAAATTCAGGAAGAATGGAAGAAACTTCCGATGAGAAAGCCGAAAGAAGTGAATTTGACGGCAAGATCATACCAATTCTTCATGGATATCGTTTTCGAGAAAGCTTTTTTGGAAAAACTCGTACACGGTAAATACGAGGGTTTTGACGAAAAACCTGCAGAAGAGCAAATACAAATAAAAATTGCTTTATTAAAGGATCTACTTCATAGAGATCAGACTGAATTGGACACGGCACAGAGTAATTCTGATAATTTCCGCATTCAGACTCAGGATTTTGAGATTATGATGAGAAAAAAACTTTCAGGACTGAAAAGAAAAGTGGATGTAAAAAATTATATTTTGAGACAACTTTCTTTTAAATAA